In the genome of Nonomuraea sp. NBC_00507, the window TCGCCCGCGGCGGCGGCCAGGCGGGACGGGTCGGACTCGAAGACGCGGGGCGACAGGCGCCGCATCGTCTGCGCCACCCCGGCGAAGAGCTGCAGCACCGCCACCCGTTCCCGATGCCCCTCCGGCGCGCGAAGGCCTGCCTCGGCGCACGCCTGGTCCACCCGGTACGCCAGCAGCGGCAGCAGGTGCGAATGCAGCCGCGACGCGAGATCGGCGGCCTGCCGGGCCTGCTCGGCGGTCCGCAGCGACGCCCCGTACCAGGGCGTGCTGCCGGGACGCAGGGTGAACCCGCCCAGGTGGGCGAAGTCGCGCAGCTCGTCCCTGATCCGGTCGGCCGCCTCACGGTCGATGCGCTCGGGTGGGAAGAGCCGCACCGGCGTACGTGCCTCGGCCGGCACGCCGAGCAGCGCCGACTGGATCTGGAACGCCGACACACCCCACGGCGGGCGCGGCTCGTGCAGCCCCGCCACGTGCCGCGACAGCCGGCGCTGCCGGTCGATGAGCCGCCGGTCCAGCTCCTGCTCGGGCCTTTCGGTCACGGTCTGGGCGAGGTCGAGCGTGTCGCCCAGGTCCCGGGCGATGCGCAGCCGGTCACGCGTGCCCTCGTGGATGTCGAGCACCAGGTCCCCCAGGTCGGCGCCCTTGAGGCGGGACAGCACGGCGTCGATCGCGGCCCGCTTCTCGGCCACGAACAGCACCTTGCGCCCTTTGGCGACCAACGCCGCGATCAGGTTCGCGATGGTCTGGCTCTTGCCGGTGCCCGGCGGCCCGTGGATCACGAGACTGCGGCCGGACAGCACGGCGTCGATGGCGCTGCGCTGGGAGGAGTCGGCGTCGAGCACCGAGTAGTCGTCCTCCGGCGAGTCCAGCGCCAGCACCTCCCCCCTGTCGCCCGACAGCAGCTCCTGCGCCTCGGGGTCGCCGGCGATGGCGGCCACCACGTCGCTGTCGGCCAGCAGCTCGCCCGCCGCCTGCATGTCCCTGACCATGGGCAGTTTGGAGTAGGTGAACGTGCCGATGACCCGCCGGTCCTGGATGTCGAATCCCGGCACCTCGGCGGCGGCCGCGACGGCGCGCAGCTGGTCGTGGTCGCCGGTGGCGCGCTCGGCGTCGGCGCCGTACACGGTGGCGAGCTTGTGCAGCAGCACCGGGTTGACCTCGTCCTCGTCGTCGAGCGCGAGGTGGAAATCGTCGTGCCTGGCCCGGGTGGGGGTGATGGTGAGGCCGCGCAGCAGCACGGGCGCGGCGGGCTCGAGGAACAGCTCGTCCCACCTGGCCATGCCGGTGGCCAGGTACGCGGCCCGCAGGCCGCGCTCCTCGAGCAGCTCGCGGGACTTGCGGTGGATGGCCTGCACGCGTCTGATCGCGTCGGCCCTGGCATCGGCGTCGCTGAACAGGCGGGTGAGCCTGATCGAGCCGGTGCGGAGGAAGCGTTCGAGGTTCGCGGGGTCGGCCGCGGCCAGGTCGAGGGTGCCTGCCCGGCGGTCCTTGTAGTAGAGCAGCGTGTTGCGCCCGCCCAGGTCGGTGAGCGCCGATATCCAGTTCGCCTGGGCCGCGGCGATCAGCTCGGCCCGGCGGTTGTCCGATGGCTCTGCCATGAACGCTACTTCTGCCCTGACGCGGCCTTTGCAGTCGCTTGACCGCGCGGTGCGGGTCACGTCAGTCGCTGCGCCTTGCTCAGCAGCCGCTGCGCCACTACCACCAGTGCCAGGAACACCCCGCTCACGACCTGCTGGAACGCCGACGTCAGGCTCCCGACCTGATTGATCAGACTCTGGATGACGCCGAGCAGCAGCACCCCGGCCACGGTGCCGGTGATCCCGCCCGCTCCCCCGGTCAGCAGGGTGCCACCGATCACCACGGCGGCGATGGCGTCCAGTTCGAGGCCGATGCCGAGGATGGTCACGCCGGACGACAGTCGGGCCGCGTTCAGCGCTCCGGCGAGGCCGGCCAGCAGGCCCGACATGACGTACACCCAGACCTTGGTCCGGGCCACCGGCACGCCCATCAGCGCGGCCGCCTGCTCGTTCCCGCCGATGGCGTAGACGTTCTGGCCGAAGCCGGTGCGCTGCAGCAGCACCATCGCCGCCAGCGCCAGAGCGGCGGTGATGTAGACCGGATAGGACAGGCCGAGCACCTCGCCCTGGCCCACGGCGGCGAAGGCGGGGTCTTTCACGAGGTACGTGGTGGCGCCCTCGTCGGAGATCGCCAGCATCAGCCCGCGCACGCCGAGCAGCCCGGCCAGGGTGACGATGAATGGCGCCATCCCCGTCCTGG includes:
- a CDS encoding ABC transporter permease, giving the protein MNREQASRVLQQHGALMVLGLLVVGGSLTFDSFATPGNAASVVVSSSFLAIIAIGMTFVIISGGIDLSVGSLFVLGGVLAAYGSPYGLPVALLLPLAVCGMVGLLQGLVIARTGMAPFIVTLAGLLGVRGLMLAISDEGATTYLVKDPAFAAVGQGEVLGLSYPVYITAALALAAMVLLQRTGFGQNVYAIGGNEQAAALMGVPVARTKVWVYVMSGLLAGLAGALNAARLSSGVTILGIGLELDAIAAVVIGGTLLTGGAGGITGTVAGVLLLGVIQSLINQVGSLTSAFQQVVSGVFLALVVVAQRLLSKAQRLT